In Arthrobacter sp. B3I9, the following are encoded in one genomic region:
- a CDS encoding SDR family oxidoreductase translates to MTEEIDNAGTATAGTANAGTANAGTAKPATVVKAALVTGASTGIGEATVRALRNEGWTVYAVARRADRLDALAAETGAVALPADVTQDADVAGILEAVTRAGGIDTLINVAGGARGADKVADAKDEDWDWMYQVNVLGTMKLTRAFLPMLRECGEGTVLNLTSTAGLAAYEGGGGYNAAKFAQHALTGALRLEEAEHNVRVIEVAPGLVQTEEFALNRLGDQAAAAKVYAGVEKPLTAEDVADVVRYAVVAPHHVNLDQIVIRPVAQAANFKLIRKG, encoded by the coding sequence ATGACTGAGGAAATCGATAACGCGGGAACTGCAACCGCGGGAACTGCCAACGCGGGAACTGCCAACGCAGGAACTGCAAAACCAGCAACAGTAGTCAAAGCGGCACTCGTCACCGGCGCCAGCACCGGAATCGGCGAAGCCACCGTCCGTGCCCTGCGGAACGAGGGCTGGACCGTTTACGCCGTCGCCCGCCGCGCGGACCGGCTGGACGCGCTCGCCGCCGAAACCGGCGCCGTCGCTCTCCCGGCCGACGTGACCCAGGACGCCGACGTCGCGGGGATCCTGGAGGCGGTGACGCGGGCGGGCGGCATTGACACCCTGATCAACGTCGCCGGCGGCGCGCGCGGTGCCGACAAGGTGGCCGACGCCAAGGACGAGGACTGGGACTGGATGTACCAGGTGAACGTGCTCGGCACCATGAAACTGACCCGGGCCTTCCTGCCGATGCTGCGCGAGTGCGGCGAAGGCACTGTCCTGAACCTGACCTCGACGGCGGGACTTGCCGCCTACGAGGGTGGCGGTGGCTACAACGCTGCCAAGTTCGCCCAGCATGCCCTTACCGGTGCGCTGCGGCTGGAGGAAGCCGAACACAACGTCCGGGTGATCGAGGTGGCCCCCGGCCTGGTGCAGACGGAGGAGTTCGCCCTGAACCGGCTCGGCGACCAGGCCGCCGCGGCCAAGGTGTACGCCGGCGTCGAGAAGCCTTTGACTGCCGAGGACGTCGCCGACGTCGTCCGGTACGCCGTGGTGGCCCCGCACCACGTGAACCTGGACCAGATCGTGATCCGCCCGGTGGCGCAGGCCGCCAACTTCAAGCTGATCCGCAAGGGCTAG
- a CDS encoding endonuclease/exonuclease/phosphatase family protein yields MTSSRVRRRWQLSTALVAAPVAVLSVFRAVPAAWPTPVVQLVAFTPWLVFPAAASLLLALPSRRSWAVLPAAGLLAVQLLWLFPPDRLLDRRGEPGPGQGDPSPGTAELKIMSLNTRLGEADAEAIVRLVRENGIGLLALQELSPALERRLDAAGLATLLPHRASNPLNGAEGSGVYAARPLLPLDTLEGTAFSIPTLSLDLDAGGRPARVAVTNVHVHAPVEGQAASWRSDLAALGGLAARQGNLLLLGDFNATFDHSEFREFLDGGPAGPDTAGGLVDVGVAARARFVPTWPKDGQPLPGVVIDHIVTSPHVRSSGYSVQAVPGTDHAAVLATLSVPAGG; encoded by the coding sequence GTGACGAGCAGCCGTGTACGCCGCCGCTGGCAGCTGTCGACCGCCCTGGTTGCCGCCCCCGTGGCGGTGCTGTCAGTCTTCCGGGCGGTCCCGGCCGCGTGGCCGACGCCGGTGGTGCAGCTGGTGGCCTTCACGCCATGGCTCGTGTTCCCCGCCGCGGCGTCCCTGCTGCTGGCGCTGCCGAGCCGCCGCTCCTGGGCGGTCCTGCCGGCCGCCGGGCTCCTGGCAGTCCAGCTCCTGTGGCTGTTCCCGCCGGACCGGCTGCTGGACCGGCGCGGTGAACCTGGCCCCGGACAAGGAGACCCGTCCCCCGGGACGGCGGAACTGAAAATTATGAGCCTGAACACAAGGCTGGGCGAGGCCGACGCGGAAGCCATCGTCCGGCTGGTCCGGGAGAACGGGATCGGCCTGCTGGCCCTCCAGGAGCTTTCGCCGGCCCTGGAGCGGCGGCTGGACGCGGCGGGCCTGGCGACACTGCTGCCGCACCGGGCCAGCAACCCCTTGAACGGCGCCGAAGGCAGCGGCGTGTATGCGGCCCGGCCCCTGCTTCCGCTGGACACCCTGGAAGGCACCGCCTTCTCCATCCCGACCCTGAGCCTGGACCTGGACGCGGGCGGCAGGCCGGCGCGGGTGGCAGTAACCAACGTGCACGTCCACGCCCCCGTCGAGGGTCAGGCCGCCTCGTGGCGTAGCGACCTTGCTGCGTTGGGCGGCCTGGCCGCCCGCCAGGGCAACCTGCTGCTGCTCGGCGATTTCAATGCCACCTTCGACCATTCCGAGTTCCGCGAATTCCTGGACGGCGGCCCGGCGGGGCCGGACACTGCAGGCGGCCTCGTGGACGTGGGGGTGGCGGCCCGGGCGCGCTTCGTTCCAACCTGGCCCAAGGACGGCCAGCCGCTCCCTGGCGTGGTGATTGACCACATCGTGACCAGCCCCCACGTGCGCAGCAGCGGGTATTCGGTGCAGGCCGTGCCCGGGACCGACCATGCTGCCGTTCTGGCCACCTTGTCCGTCCCGGCCGGCGGCTAG
- a CDS encoding glycerophosphodiester phosphodiesterase family protein, translated as MRIPTKRGAVVLSAALLLATSVQAHAADTNAHGTDNHFDLEAHRGGLGLTVESTLASFARGMETGVSTLELDLQITKDGREVITHDRKVSGKKCLDTAPVTPNDPAFPYVGKYIKDLTFEQVRSLDCGSLTQPEFPGQVASPGAQMPTLAEVFALADSRRASQVKFNIETKVEAGAPEETAPREQFVNVALREIKAAHMQSRVSIESFDWGSLRLVQQQAPQIPTVALTNKDFLQAGQPGSSPWLGGIDADDFGGDLVAAAASLHFSAISPVHGSPQNGKVTDPDYVPYVTPDMVQRAHAAGMRVIPWTVDDRPTMQAMIDAGVDGIITDYPDRLREVMAAAGMKLPQNFELQPGR; from the coding sequence ATGCGAATCCCGACCAAGCGGGGCGCCGTCGTACTCAGCGCCGCCCTGCTCCTCGCCACGTCAGTCCAGGCCCACGCCGCGGACACGAACGCCCACGGCACGGACAATCATTTCGACCTTGAAGCCCATCGCGGCGGACTCGGCCTGACCGTTGAATCGACGCTGGCTTCCTTTGCCCGCGGCATGGAGACCGGTGTTTCCACTCTGGAGCTTGACCTCCAGATCACCAAGGACGGCCGCGAGGTCATCACACACGACCGCAAGGTCAGCGGCAAGAAGTGCCTGGACACGGCCCCGGTCACCCCCAATGACCCAGCGTTCCCCTATGTAGGCAAGTACATCAAGGACCTGACGTTTGAGCAGGTCCGCAGCCTGGACTGCGGTTCGCTGACCCAGCCGGAGTTCCCGGGCCAAGTGGCCTCTCCCGGGGCTCAGATGCCGACGCTTGCCGAAGTGTTTGCGCTCGCCGACTCACGCCGGGCCAGCCAGGTGAAGTTCAATATCGAAACGAAGGTCGAAGCCGGCGCGCCGGAGGAAACGGCCCCTCGCGAACAGTTCGTCAACGTCGCCCTCCGGGAAATCAAGGCCGCCCACATGCAGAGCCGGGTCTCCATCGAAAGCTTCGACTGGGGTTCACTGCGACTGGTCCAGCAGCAGGCACCGCAGATCCCCACGGTCGCCCTGACCAACAAAGACTTCCTCCAGGCGGGCCAGCCCGGCAGCTCGCCCTGGCTGGGCGGGATCGACGCCGACGACTTCGGCGGCGACCTGGTGGCCGCAGCGGCGTCGCTGCACTTCAGCGCTATCTCACCAGTGCATGGCTCACCCCAAAACGGCAAGGTGACCGACCCAGACTACGTCCCCTATGTCACCCCGGACATGGTGCAGCGCGCCCACGCCGCAGGCATGCGGGTCATCCCCTGGACGGTCGATGACCGGCCGACCATGCAGGCGATGATCGACGCCGGCGTCGATGGGATCATCACCGACTACCCAGACCGGCTCCGCGAGGTCATGGCTGCAGCCGGAATGAAACTTCCGCAGAACTTTGAGCTTCAGCCCGGCCGATAG
- the ileS gene encoding isoleucine--tRNA ligase produces the protein MTYYPKASAAHSGAGTHPAASNNPGVSASVKFPEIEERILKYWDEDGTFQASIDQRDSDVPGGKPGSNEFVFYDGPPFANGLPHYGHLLTGYAKDLVGRYQTQRGRRVERRFGWDTHGLPAELEAMKQLGMTDKTQIEAMGIDKFNDACRASVMKYADEWKSYVTRQARWVDFENDYKTLNVEYMESVLWAFKQLHEKGLTYNGYRVLPYCWKDETPLSNHELRMDDDVYKNRQDQTVTVTFPITAGESELSRQLAGVQALAWTTTPWTLPTNAALAVGPSIDYVVLPAGPNGVKAASADAPVTGSFLLAAELLGAYAKDLGYGDGAEGVAAAEAAVTSRHTGAELEGLEYEPLWDYFADNEKYGNQNAWRILVADYVTTTDGTGLVHQSPAYGEDDQKVCEEAGIPVVLSVDEGAKFLPLFSHGPLAGIAGLQVFEANKPITQVLRAQGRLVRQASYEHSYPHCWRCRNPLIYRAVSSWYVEVTKFKDRMSELNQEINWIPGNVKDGQFGKWLANARDWSISRNRYWGSPIPVWQSSDPDYPRTDVYGSLAEIEADFGRLPLNKAGEVDLHRPFIDELTRPNPDDPRTPEEGQSVMRRVEDVLDVWFDSGSMPYGQVHYPFQNEEWFDTHNPADFIVEYIGQTRGWFYMLHILSTALFDRPAFRNVISHGIVLGSDGQKMSKSLRNYPDVSEVLDRDGSDAMRWFLMSSPILRGGNLVVTEQGIRDGVRQVILPLWNVYSFFTLYTNAAGGTGGEAKGYDAKLRYDGYADTLDQYLMANTGELVKNMTVQLDSYDISGACDELRSYLDMLTNWYVRRSRQRFFDENVDAFDALYTALETVSRVAASLLPLISEEIWRGLTGGRSVHLADWPDASLFPANPGLVEAMDRVQQICSTGSSLRKAANLRVRLPLQELTVVAPGAGALEGFAAVVADELNLRSVRLLDAETASPAEFGIEQKLVVNARAAGPRLGKNVQQAIKGSKSGDWSVDDAGVVTAGGLELEPQEYTLETVVAEAAEGEGSRAAAVLPGGGFVVLNTEVTPELEAEGLARDMVRAIQQARKDAGLNVSDRIRTEVTAAQDVVDAVKAHENLVVTETLTVELGLYSNGHETELQITVEKVEA, from the coding sequence ATGACTTATTACCCGAAGGCCTCCGCCGCGCACTCCGGCGCAGGCACCCACCCGGCTGCGTCCAACAACCCGGGCGTGTCCGCCTCCGTGAAGTTCCCGGAAATCGAAGAACGCATCCTCAAGTACTGGGATGAGGACGGCACCTTCCAGGCCAGCATCGACCAGCGGGACTCCGATGTTCCCGGCGGGAAGCCCGGCAGCAACGAATTCGTCTTCTACGACGGCCCTCCCTTCGCGAACGGTCTGCCGCACTACGGCCACCTCCTGACCGGCTACGCCAAGGACCTCGTGGGCCGGTACCAGACCCAGCGCGGACGCCGCGTCGAGCGCCGCTTCGGCTGGGACACCCACGGGCTGCCCGCTGAGCTTGAAGCCATGAAGCAGCTCGGCATGACGGACAAGACCCAGATCGAGGCCATGGGCATCGACAAGTTCAACGACGCCTGCCGCGCCTCCGTGATGAAGTACGCCGACGAATGGAAGAGCTACGTCACCCGCCAGGCCCGCTGGGTGGACTTCGAGAACGACTACAAGACGCTCAACGTCGAGTACATGGAGTCGGTGCTGTGGGCGTTCAAGCAGCTGCACGAGAAGGGCCTCACCTACAACGGCTACCGCGTACTGCCGTACTGCTGGAAGGACGAGACGCCGCTGTCCAACCATGAACTGCGCATGGACGACGACGTCTACAAGAACCGCCAGGACCAGACCGTCACGGTGACCTTCCCCATCACGGCGGGGGAGTCGGAGCTGTCCCGGCAGCTCGCCGGGGTGCAGGCGCTGGCCTGGACCACCACGCCGTGGACGCTGCCCACCAACGCAGCGCTCGCCGTCGGGCCTTCCATCGATTACGTGGTCCTTCCGGCGGGGCCCAACGGCGTGAAGGCCGCGTCCGCCGACGCGCCGGTCACCGGCAGCTTCCTGCTGGCCGCTGAGCTGCTGGGCGCCTACGCGAAGGACCTCGGGTATGGCGACGGCGCGGAGGGGGTCGCGGCCGCCGAAGCCGCGGTCACGTCACGGCACACCGGTGCCGAGCTTGAGGGCCTGGAGTACGAGCCGCTCTGGGACTACTTTGCCGACAACGAGAAGTACGGCAACCAGAACGCCTGGCGCATCCTCGTGGCGGACTACGTCACCACCACCGACGGTACCGGCCTCGTCCACCAGTCCCCGGCCTACGGCGAGGACGACCAGAAGGTCTGTGAAGAGGCCGGCATCCCCGTAGTCCTCTCCGTGGACGAGGGCGCGAAATTCCTGCCGCTGTTCAGCCACGGCCCGCTTGCCGGGATCGCCGGCCTGCAGGTCTTCGAGGCCAACAAGCCCATCACCCAGGTGCTCCGCGCCCAGGGCCGCCTGGTGCGGCAGGCCAGCTACGAGCACAGCTACCCGCACTGTTGGCGCTGCCGCAACCCGCTGATCTACCGCGCCGTATCCTCCTGGTATGTCGAGGTCACCAAGTTCAAGGACCGCATGTCCGAGCTGAACCAGGAGATCAACTGGATCCCGGGGAACGTCAAGGACGGCCAGTTCGGCAAGTGGCTCGCCAACGCCCGCGACTGGTCCATCAGCCGCAACCGCTACTGGGGCAGCCCCATCCCGGTCTGGCAGTCCAGCGACCCGGACTACCCGCGCACGGACGTCTACGGCTCACTCGCCGAGATCGAGGCCGACTTCGGCCGCCTGCCCCTGAACAAGGCCGGCGAAGTCGACCTGCACCGGCCCTTCATCGACGAACTGACCCGGCCGAACCCGGACGACCCCCGCACCCCGGAGGAAGGCCAGTCCGTCATGCGCCGCGTCGAGGACGTCCTGGACGTGTGGTTCGACTCCGGTTCCATGCCCTACGGCCAGGTCCACTACCCGTTCCAGAACGAGGAATGGTTCGACACCCACAACCCGGCGGACTTCATCGTCGAATACATCGGCCAGACCCGCGGCTGGTTCTACATGCTGCACATCCTCTCCACCGCGCTGTTTGACCGCCCGGCGTTCCGCAACGTCATCAGCCACGGCATCGTGCTGGGCTCGGACGGGCAGAAGATGTCCAAGAGCCTGCGCAACTACCCGGACGTCTCCGAGGTCCTGGACCGCGACGGCTCCGACGCGATGCGCTGGTTCCTGATGTCCAGCCCCATCCTGCGCGGCGGCAACCTCGTCGTCACCGAGCAGGGCATCCGCGACGGCGTGCGCCAGGTCATCCTGCCGCTGTGGAACGTGTACAGCTTCTTCACGCTGTACACGAACGCAGCCGGTGGAACCGGTGGAGAAGCGAAGGGGTATGACGCGAAGCTCCGCTACGACGGCTACGCGGACACCCTGGACCAGTACCTGATGGCCAACACCGGCGAGCTGGTCAAGAACATGACCGTGCAGCTGGACAGCTACGACATTTCCGGTGCCTGCGACGAACTCCGCAGCTACCTGGACATGCTCACCAACTGGTACGTCCGCCGCAGCCGCCAGCGCTTCTTTGACGAGAACGTGGACGCCTTCGATGCGCTCTACACGGCGCTGGAGACCGTCAGCCGTGTGGCGGCGTCGCTGCTGCCGCTGATCTCCGAGGAGATCTGGCGCGGCCTCACCGGCGGCCGTTCCGTGCACCTGGCCGACTGGCCGGACGCGTCGCTGTTCCCGGCCAATCCCGGCCTCGTCGAGGCCATGGACCGGGTCCAGCAGATCTGCTCCACCGGATCCTCGCTGCGCAAGGCCGCCAACCTCCGCGTGCGCCTTCCGCTGCAGGAACTCACCGTCGTGGCACCGGGCGCGGGCGCGCTGGAAGGCTTTGCCGCCGTCGTCGCCGATGAACTGAACCTGCGCTCGGTCCGCCTGCTCGACGCCGAAACCGCCTCCCCGGCGGAGTTCGGCATCGAACAGAAGCTCGTGGTCAATGCCCGGGCCGCCGGCCCGCGCCTGGGCAAGAACGTGCAGCAGGCCATCAAGGGGTCGAAGTCCGGAGACTGGTCGGTGGACGACGCCGGCGTGGTCACCGCCGGCGGGCTCGAACTCGAACCGCAGGAGTACACGCTGGAAACCGTCGTGGCCGAAGCCGCGGAGGGCGAAGGATCCCGCGCAGCGGCTGTCCTGCCCGGCGGCGGCTTCGTGGTCCTAAACACCGAGGTCACGCCGGAACTCGAGGCCGAAGGGCTGGCACGCGACATGGTCCGCGCCATCCAGCAGGCCCGTAAGGACGCCGGACTCAACGTCAGCGACCGGATCCGCACTGAAGTCACGGCGGCGCAGGATGTTGTCGACGCCGTGAAGGCGCACGAGAACCTCGTCGTGACCGAAACGCTCACGGTGGAACTCGGGCTGTACTCCAACGGTCACGAGACCGAGCTGCAGATCACCGTCGAAAAAGTGGAGGCCTGA
- a CDS encoding folylpolyglutamate synthase/dihydrofolate synthase family protein — MPNEAPDEFSVESVYAELLGRAPENKMEPRLAPLFRAMDILGEPNKAFPIIHVTGTNGKTSTARMIEAGLRAHGLSTGRYTSPHLSKVTERISIDGAPVPDETFVRIWDEIRPYLQIVDGELEAAGEPRLTYFECLTILGFAVFADQPVNVAVIEVGLGGITDATNVGDGQVSVVTPISLDHTDLLGDTTEDIAYEKAGIIKPGGFLVSAAQPVDAAQVLLEKAKEVDVPFRFEGVEFGVESRTVAVGGQMVTIQGIAGRYEELLVPLHGAHQAENAAVAIAALEAFFGAEKPLDAEVLQEAFATVTSPGRLEVVRTAPTIIVDAAHNPEGIRVSAEAIHEAFSFTKLAVVVGVLKDKDAEEILRQLKESLGDLAADYCFTQSNSPRAVPAEDLAEIAVDLGFGEDNIHVADKLDDALEWAVERAETNEDLAGGVLVTGSITLVAEARILLGKAEA, encoded by the coding sequence ATGCCGAATGAAGCACCCGACGAATTCTCCGTCGAAAGCGTCTACGCCGAACTCCTGGGCCGCGCCCCGGAAAACAAGATGGAGCCGCGGCTGGCGCCGCTGTTCCGGGCCATGGACATCCTGGGGGAGCCGAACAAGGCCTTCCCGATCATTCACGTCACCGGCACCAACGGAAAGACCTCCACGGCGCGGATGATCGAGGCGGGGCTCCGTGCCCACGGCCTCAGCACCGGGCGGTACACCAGCCCGCACCTGTCCAAGGTCACCGAGCGGATCAGCATCGACGGCGCCCCGGTGCCGGACGAGACCTTCGTCCGGATCTGGGACGAGATCCGCCCGTACCTGCAAATCGTCGACGGCGAACTTGAGGCCGCGGGCGAGCCCCGCCTGACCTACTTCGAGTGCCTGACCATCCTGGGCTTCGCGGTCTTCGCCGACCAGCCTGTCAACGTGGCGGTCATCGAGGTGGGCCTGGGCGGCATCACGGATGCCACGAACGTCGGCGACGGCCAGGTCTCCGTGGTCACTCCGATCTCCCTGGACCACACCGATCTGCTGGGTGACACCACTGAGGACATCGCCTACGAAAAGGCCGGGATCATCAAGCCGGGCGGCTTCCTCGTCAGCGCGGCGCAGCCCGTGGACGCGGCGCAGGTCCTGCTTGAGAAGGCCAAGGAAGTAGACGTCCCGTTCCGCTTTGAGGGCGTCGAGTTCGGCGTCGAGTCCCGGACCGTCGCCGTCGGTGGCCAGATGGTGACCATCCAGGGCATCGCCGGCCGCTATGAGGAACTGCTGGTGCCCCTGCACGGGGCGCACCAGGCCGAGAACGCCGCCGTCGCCATCGCCGCGCTGGAGGCGTTCTTCGGCGCGGAGAAGCCGCTCGATGCCGAGGTCCTGCAGGAGGCCTTCGCGACGGTCACCTCCCCGGGCCGGCTCGAGGTGGTGCGCACGGCCCCGACCATCATCGTGGACGCGGCGCACAACCCCGAAGGGATCCGGGTCTCGGCAGAGGCCATCCACGAGGCCTTCAGCTTCACCAAGCTGGCGGTAGTGGTCGGTGTCCTCAAGGACAAGGATGCCGAGGAGATCCTCCGGCAGCTCAAGGAGTCCCTGGGCGACCTTGCCGCCGACTACTGCTTCACCCAGTCCAACTCGCCCCGGGCCGTTCCGGCCGAGGACCTCGCCGAGATCGCCGTGGACCTGGGCTTCGGCGAGGACAACATCCACGTCGCCGACAAGCTCGACGACGCGCTGGAATGGGCCGTGGAACGCGCCGAGACCAATGAAGACCTGGCCGGCGGCGTACTCGTCACGGGCTCCATCACGCTCGTGGCGGAAGCCAGGATCCTGCTCGGAAAGGCGGAGGCCTAA
- a CDS encoding DUF4233 domain-containing protein, which yields MARLTKAQREWRPGMPKKRRSTKVMFASTVLLLEAFVVLFGTLAVFGLRRNDFPPALILSVGIGLCLVFILTCAVLSKPWGVGLGWILQLVLILAGIVEPTMYVVGLLFALSWWYGIRTGIRIDREAAQRQRDQAAWDAAHPAGSQPEAGAQNP from the coding sequence ATGGCGCGACTCACCAAAGCCCAGCGCGAATGGCGCCCGGGCATGCCCAAGAAACGCCGGTCCACCAAGGTCATGTTCGCCTCCACAGTGCTGCTGCTGGAAGCCTTCGTGGTGCTCTTCGGGACCCTCGCGGTCTTCGGCCTGCGCCGGAACGACTTTCCGCCGGCCCTGATCCTGTCCGTCGGGATCGGGCTGTGCCTGGTATTCATCCTCACGTGTGCGGTGCTCTCCAAACCGTGGGGCGTGGGCCTGGGCTGGATCCTGCAGCTCGTGCTGATCCTGGCCGGAATCGTGGAGCCCACCATGTACGTTGTGGGTCTGCTCTTCGCGCTTTCCTGGTGGTATGGCATCCGGACAGGCATCCGGATTGACCGCGAAGCCGCCCAGCGGCAGCGCGACCAGGCCGCCTGGGACGCGGCTCACCCTGCCGGCAGCCAGCCCGAGGCCGGCGCCCAGAACCCGTAG
- the ndk gene encoding nucleoside-diphosphate kinase, translating to MSIERTLVLIKPDGVARQLSGEIIARIEAKGYTLAELKKVDASRELLEQHYEEHVGKPFYEPLVEFMLSGPVVAAIFEGHRVIEGFRSLAGTTDPTTAAPGTIRGDFGRDWGLKVQQNLVHGSDSVESAEREIKIWFRD from the coding sequence GTGAGCATTGAGCGCACCCTCGTCCTGATCAAGCCCGACGGCGTCGCCCGCCAGCTGAGCGGCGAGATCATTGCCCGGATCGAAGCCAAGGGCTACACCCTGGCCGAACTCAAGAAGGTCGACGCGAGCCGCGAGCTGCTGGAACAGCACTACGAGGAGCACGTCGGCAAGCCCTTCTACGAGCCGCTCGTCGAGTTCATGCTCAGCGGCCCCGTTGTTGCCGCAATTTTCGAGGGCCACCGCGTCATTGAGGGCTTCCGCTCGCTCGCTGGCACCACGGACCCGACGACGGCAGCCCCCGGCACCATCCGCGGCGACTTCGGCCGCGACTGGGGCCTGAAGGTACAGCAGAACCTGGTCCACGGCTCCGACTCGGTGGAATCCGCCGAGCGCGAGATCAAGATCTGGTTCCGGGACTGA
- a CDS encoding vitamin K epoxide reductase family protein: protein MPSISSATGEETPQRQGVPSPTERTLPPMTRDRPFAWLLLITGVVGWLASGTLVLEKLEVLKDPSHVTVCDVNPWISCGQVMQTWQSSVFGFPNMFIGIVAFAVIITTAMGLLAGARFARWYWLGLQAGVTLGFAFVVWLWSQALYAIHILCPFCMVVWAMMIPLFVWVTVRNVAHGVIPLPAGAARIIGDAGWVATALLYVAVIATIFFAFIQVFVGTSGY from the coding sequence ATGCCCAGCATCTCCAGCGCCACCGGCGAGGAAACCCCGCAGCGGCAGGGCGTTCCGTCCCCGACGGAACGAACGCTGCCTCCCATGACCCGTGACCGCCCGTTCGCCTGGCTCCTGCTGATTACCGGCGTCGTCGGCTGGCTGGCCTCGGGGACCCTGGTGCTGGAGAAACTCGAGGTCCTCAAGGACCCCAGCCACGTCACTGTCTGCGACGTGAACCCCTGGATCTCCTGTGGCCAGGTCATGCAGACCTGGCAGAGCTCGGTTTTCGGCTTTCCCAACATGTTCATCGGCATCGTGGCCTTCGCCGTCATCATCACCACCGCCATGGGCCTCCTGGCCGGGGCAAGGTTTGCCCGCTGGTACTGGCTGGGGCTGCAGGCCGGAGTGACGTTGGGCTTTGCGTTCGTGGTGTGGCTGTGGTCGCAGGCCCTGTACGCCATCCACATCCTGTGCCCGTTCTGCATGGTGGTCTGGGCCATGATGATCCCGCTGTTCGTCTGGGTCACGGTCCGCAACGTTGCCCACGGCGTTATCCCGCTGCCGGCCGGCGCCGCGCGGATCATCGGCGACGCGGGCTGGGTTGCCACGGCGCTGCTGTATGTCGCCGTGATCGCGACGATCTTCTTCGCCTTCATCCAGGTCTTCGTCGGGACCTCCGGCTACTAA